A single region of the Nocardioides sp. W7 genome encodes:
- a CDS encoding SDR family oxidoreductase — MTSFVPADQHAALGSALGLTGRTVVVTGATSGIGQAIALGLGRLGMRVAGVGRRADALEKTGALAAEQGVTFSAHVADVTDEDAMVAVMADVAGTHGRLDAVVANAGIAHVEPAVDLPVAAFRAVLDTNVTGAFITARAARRHLGRGGAVVFTSSSFARRGFTDWSPYNASKAAVGMLVETLAQEWAGQGVRVNALAPAATLTDVNRGLFDDPEFTAGVVAGIPGGRIMDTEEFVLPAAFLLSPHNEMLLGQTLFVDGGQSL, encoded by the coding sequence ATGACCTCCTTTGTCCCCGCCGACCAGCACGCGGCCCTGGGCAGCGCCCTGGGCCTCACCGGCCGCACGGTCGTCGTCACCGGCGCCACCAGCGGCATCGGCCAGGCGATCGCCCTCGGCCTGGGCCGCCTGGGCATGCGCGTCGCCGGGGTCGGTCGCCGTGCCGACGCCCTGGAGAAGACGGGCGCCCTGGCGGCCGAGCAGGGGGTGACCTTCAGCGCCCACGTGGCCGACGTGACCGACGAGGACGCCATGGTCGCCGTCATGGCGGACGTGGCGGGCACTCACGGCCGCCTGGACGCGGTCGTCGCCAACGCCGGCATCGCCCACGTCGAGCCGGCGGTCGACCTGCCGGTCGCCGCGTTCCGGGCAGTGCTGGACACCAACGTGACCGGTGCGTTCATCACCGCCCGGGCGGCCCGCCGGCACCTGGGTCGCGGGGGTGCCGTGGTGTTCACCAGCTCCAGCTTCGCCCGGCGCGGCTTCACCGACTGGTCGCCGTACAACGCGAGCAAGGCCGCGGTCGGCATGCTCGTCGAGACCCTCGCCCAGGAGTGGGCGGGCCAGGGCGTGCGGGTCAACGCCCTCGCCCCGGCCGCCACCCTCACCGACGTGAACCGCGGCCTCTTCGACGACCCGGAGTTCACGGCCGGAGTGGTCGCCGGGATCCCCGGCGGCCGGATCATGGACACCGAGGAGTTCGTCCTCCCGGCGGCGTTCCTGCTCAGCCCGCACAACGAGATGCTGCTGGGCCAGACGCTGTT